One Desulfobacterales bacterium DNA segment encodes these proteins:
- a CDS encoding substrate-binding domain-containing protein, producing the protein MKKIILITLFLLIGGIFLGSYVYSEETPTTEALEPEISQSAISKPKKLRFSCSDQVVRAFGIEIIDAFSKRTGIEVELFACSSSAAFYRLIHGLSDIASITHRLNFQNKEYGYVEIPFCRDPMAIIANSSCSLDDINEKQLNDIFSKTVTNWKELGGCDEPIMLIIPGKNTEAFKNFASMAMKANEIRYDLITYKSTMAIEAVKTFKGSISFIARGAVIKEQGVKTLKVNGMLPTDENYPYHQIFSFVTKGEPTGDSLELINASFSERGIKIMKERGMIPIPRQ; encoded by the coding sequence ATGAAAAAAATTATACTCATTACATTATTCTTATTAATAGGTGGTATTTTTTTAGGAAGCTATGTTTATTCCGAAGAAACTCCAACTACTGAAGCGTTGGAACCTGAAATTTCGCAGTCAGCAATTTCAAAGCCTAAAAAATTAAGATTCAGTTGTTCTGATCAGGTTGTTAGAGCCTTTGGAATAGAAATTATAGATGCTTTTTCAAAAAGAACAGGGATTGAAGTTGAATTGTTTGCTTGCTCATCATCTGCAGCTTTTTATCGTCTTATTCATGGATTAAGCGATATTGCAAGCATAACCCATAGACTTAATTTTCAAAACAAAGAATACGGATATGTTGAAATTCCTTTTTGCAGAGATCCAATGGCTATCATTGCAAATTCGTCCTGCTCCCTTGACGATATAAATGAAAAACAACTTAATGATATTTTTAGTAAAACTGTTACAAATTGGAAAGAGCTTGGAGGCTGTGATGAGCCTATAATGCTGATTATTCCAGGAAAAAATACTGAAGCTTTTAAAAATTTTGCATCCATGGCTATGAAAGCAAATGAAATTAGATATGATCTTATAACTTATAAATCAACAATGGCTATTGAAGCAGTAAAAACTTTTAAAGGCTCTATTTCTTTTATTGCTCGCGGTGCTGTAATAAAAGAGCAAGGCGTAAAAACATTAAAAGTAAATGGTATGCTTCCAACCGATGAAAATTATCCATATCATCAAATATTTTCTTTCGTAACAAAAGGAGAACCAACAGGAGACTCTCTTGAACTCATTAATGCTTCTTTTTCGGAAAGAGGCATTAAAATAATGAAAGAAAGAGGCATGATTCCTATTCCAAGACAATAA
- a CDS encoding alpha/beta hydrolase has translation MIIHNDYNLLDVPEVNDYIFHQRLDLKPVNLSNTIDFMIKIEDGIHINSKLHTKNINWPTILFFHGNGEIVSEYDGIRFIYFENKINFWVVDYRGYGHSEGKPLCSKMISDSNIIFEFAKNWLIQNKYKGPLLIMGRSLGSASALEIAYRYDNQLDGIIIESGFAYTLPLLKLMGAKINDLSEENGFKNIEKIKAIKKPVLIIHAENDNIIPLNDAQTLFNACQSSWKKLVIIPKTTHNNILTYGLNSYFKAIRDFSQMTKLKLLKD, from the coding sequence ATGATAATACATAACGACTACAATTTATTAGATGTTCCTGAGGTTAATGACTATATATTTCATCAAAGATTAGACTTGAAACCCGTTAATTTATCTAACACTATAGATTTTATGATCAAAATAGAAGATGGAATTCATATTAACTCTAAATTACATACAAAAAATATTAATTGGCCTACAATCTTATTTTTTCATGGTAATGGAGAAATAGTTTCCGAATATGATGGAATTCGTTTTATTTATTTTGAAAATAAAATTAATTTCTGGGTAGTTGATTATAGAGGATATGGTCATTCTGAAGGAAAACCTTTATGTAGCAAAATGATTAGTGATTCTAATATTATTTTTGAATTCGCTAAAAATTGGCTTATTCAAAATAAATATAAAGGGCCTCTTTTAATCATGGGAAGATCGTTAGGGAGTGCGAGTGCTCTGGAGATTGCTTATCGATATGATAATCAACTTGATGGAATAATAATCGAAAGTGGATTTGCCTATACATTACCTTTATTAAAATTAATGGGTGCCAAAATTAATGATCTTAGTGAAGAAAATGGGTTTAAAAATATAGAAAAAATTAAAGCGATTAAAAAGCCAGTTTTAATTATTCATGCTGAAAATGATAACATTATTCCTTTAAACGATGCTCAAACTTTGTTCAATGCTTGTCAATCTTCATGGAAAAAATTAGTTATAATCCCTAAAACAACTCATAACAACATTCTCACATATGGGCTCAACTCATATTTTAAAGCTATAAGAGACTTTTCTCAGATGACAAAATTGAAATTGTTAAAGGATTAA
- the phnD gene encoding phosphate/phosphite/phosphonate ABC transporter substrate-binding protein: MVAFKQRLILYGSIICIFLFSLSACQEQVFSKFSEGISAIVKQLNETNKSEKKLTIAVVGCVELRSEQPLKISAMLEEELANQMARLPAFNVVERKRITELETEFVQQSRIIYNENTTKKIGKMVGATAILTGGYEDLGEIVAIYLRIIDIETGIVLSTGMVRIKKTAIPEHLWQPMERFQPVASDSVEKKDEIKSTISDNSISSDSQAKLLMPDKNDLFEKPKILKFGVTPYLKEAVMRRAFQPFLNYLADQTGIKFELVITSDYSQLSQRMKVGEIDIGVFSPFAYVDGVKTADVRIFASQLADGGQATYHGLIITHKNSKIKTIDNLKGKSFGFVDPKSASGFIYPRAMLISKGYNPSEFFSSTLFLGSHDKVIASVMDGSVDAGAVYEGAFHIALENKVPVDQLYVISKTDPIPYDAFTAQKNLSPIIVKEIQKSLIQLDRRTAKGKEILDNELRIDGFIIGDDSRYNVVRDAAAFRREQIRAALLSFQEMGTQWEVPLSQTITELFQNLLVQSQKFRVISENEIRQAFQGENFESIQELDSTTWKKFADELKIKILIGGSIIHLGKKISISVKMHEVPGGAIHSAFTKSGFEDGISLLIEDIVKEIGDEYPVCGYVIVSEDNKIMVDFGSEDGVKEGSNIVVYQEGKLLKNPLTGEILGRQEDIIAEAEVLTATPKVATCQIIKGNIKEISFGKRARTLRKNEKIYLP; this comes from the coding sequence ATGGTAGCATTTAAACAAAGATTAATTTTATATGGCTCGATTATTTGTATATTCCTTTTTTCGTTATCAGCCTGTCAGGAGCAGGTTTTTTCTAAATTTTCAGAAGGTATTTCAGCTATCGTGAAACAATTGAATGAAACCAATAAAAGTGAGAAAAAACTTACAATAGCTGTTGTAGGATGCGTAGAGCTTAGAAGTGAACAGCCTTTAAAAATTTCAGCTATGCTCGAAGAAGAGCTTGCGAATCAAATGGCTCGCTTACCTGCTTTTAATGTTGTGGAACGTAAGCGAATAACTGAGCTTGAAACTGAATTTGTTCAGCAATCCAGAATTATTTATAACGAAAACACAACTAAAAAAATTGGTAAAATGGTTGGTGCTACAGCTATTTTAACGGGTGGCTATGAAGATCTTGGCGAGATAGTTGCTATTTATCTCAGGATAATTGACATTGAAACAGGGATCGTTCTATCTACCGGAATGGTAAGAATAAAAAAAACAGCGATTCCTGAACATTTATGGCAGCCAATGGAAAGATTTCAGCCAGTGGCTTCTGACTCTGTAGAAAAAAAAGATGAAATAAAATCAACGATATCTGATAATAGTATATCCTCTGATTCTCAAGCAAAACTTTTAATGCCAGATAAAAATGATCTGTTTGAAAAACCTAAAATCCTGAAATTTGGCGTGACACCTTACCTAAAAGAGGCGGTAATGCGGAGGGCGTTTCAGCCCTTTCTTAATTATTTAGCGGATCAAACCGGCATAAAGTTTGAACTTGTTATTACCTCTGATTATAGTCAATTATCCCAGCGTATGAAAGTTGGAGAAATAGATATAGGAGTATTTTCTCCTTTTGCCTATGTTGATGGCGTAAAAACGGCTGATGTTCGTATATTTGCTTCTCAATTGGCTGATGGTGGACAGGCGACATATCATGGCTTAATTATCACCCATAAAAACTCTAAAATAAAAACAATAGATAATTTAAAAGGAAAGTCTTTCGGATTTGTTGATCCTAAAAGTGCGTCAGGTTTCATATATCCGAGAGCAATGCTCATTTCCAAAGGATATAATCCTTCTGAATTTTTCAGCAGCACTTTGTTTCTTGGGAGTCATGACAAGGTGATAGCAAGTGTGATGGATGGTAGCGTTGATGCTGGCGCTGTTTATGAAGGAGCTTTTCATATTGCTTTAGAAAATAAAGTTCCTGTTGATCAGCTTTATGTTATTAGCAAAACTGATCCTATTCCTTATGATGCTTTCACAGCACAAAAAAATCTTTCCCCAATAATTGTTAAAGAGATTCAAAAATCTTTAATTCAATTGGATAGACGAACAGCAAAAGGTAAAGAAATTTTAGATAATGAGCTTAGAATTGATGGATTTATTATTGGTGATGATAGTCGTTATAATGTTGTTCGTGATGCTGCCGCCTTTCGTAGGGAACAGATTAGAGCGGCACTTTTAAGTTTTCAGGAAATGGGCACTCAATGGGAAGTCCCCCTTTCTCAAACTATAACTGAATTATTTCAAAATTTGCTGGTTCAGTCACAAAAATTTAGAGTCATTTCTGAGAATGAAATTCGTCAAGCTTTTCAGGGGGAGAATTTTGAATCTATTCAGGAATTAGATTCTACCACTTGGAAAAAGTTTGCAGATGAATTAAAAATTAAAATTCTTATAGGCGGTTCAATTATACATTTGGGCAAAAAAATTAGTATATCTGTAAAAATGCATGAAGTTCCTGGAGGTGCCATTCATTCTGCTTTTACTAAGTCAGGTTTTGAAGACGGCATAAGTCTTTTAATCGAAGATATTGTTAAGGAAATTGGAGATGAATATCCAGTCTGTGGTTATGTTATTGTTTCAGAGGACAATAAAATTATGGTGGATTTTGGGTCAGAAGATGGTGTTAAGGAAGGCTCAAATATTGTAGTTTATCAGGAAGGAAAACTTTTAAAAAATCCATTGACAGGAGAAATTTTAGGTCGTCAAGAAGATATTATTGCAGAAGCTGAGGTTTTGACAGCAACTCCTAAGGTAGCAACCTGTCAGATTATTAAGGGTAATATTAAGGAGATTTCATTCGGAAAACGAGCCCGAACTCTTAGGAAAAATGAAAAAATATATCTTCCATAG
- the phnD gene encoding phosphate/phosphite/phosphonate ABC transporter substrate-binding protein, with protein sequence MRYFHHKTIIVLVLAILVLYLDIARADLNFGVTPYLAEEQMRESFEPLLQAMSKYLGQKVNLVIARDYGDLAEKMQIGIVDLGAFSPFAYVEAVETVSVQIFAMHLVEDHPNYKGLIIARKEKGYKNISQLENTVFAFVDPKSASGFLYPRAMLIKQGKDPDLFFNKTIFAGSHDKVIKNVLDGKVDGGATYDGAFKLASQQGIPTNQLVILSETEPIPYDAYTARKDLPIVIIKKVQEFFLSLSKDKEPLKSMLAKKTSIKFTGWVEADDSKYNVVRDTAALSKRKKKIATWKFTTNDSEFRNQKFEDVASEMLSNYIAESKRFTVVPQPMLEQALFKYNLGLEGDIRKEALDVLNKKLQLDIVFAGKLSKIGNKVILDISGYDTQTGNIIFNRSVEGSGIEDLDKLITKLTLLLQSEMPLESYIVNVENKLITISGGTEDGFKKGMQFAVVNLAESIWDSGHTKILGRKRRIVGQGVFKELKKDIATGEVTSGDLGQIDVGSRIRTIEADASAFAKQNEVYSLYIQGIGLIAKGYNQKAVEFFEKASDADPLYAMAHAKLSTAYFNLGNRNAGFERLNKAKELMANITFQERNYILAREATEKKNFPAAISYYQNILERYNNTAALHNIGMIFMDSNYKNHNYDKAIDYFKKALSFDSTLAITQAALEKAQKLKKGQGGNTNLGNAVDIAIVFDTTGSMGDEINGMINITQKFADTLSQNQIDFQLGLVSFGDEIRNVFGTDTKKNPVLTSDVYQFKEWLKGLKAEGGNDEPENPFDAMANALKYQFRSNTKTILILITDAPAHMNDQYTKLNTEKMIDLLNKADAKVFIVGVRMGYYLNIATKTGGKFYNIHSDSDFTEIIEQIGKDIIGLF encoded by the coding sequence ATGCGATATTTTCATCATAAAACCATAATTGTACTTGTATTAGCGATTTTAGTTTTATATTTGGACATAGCCAGAGCGGATCTAAACTTCGGAGTAACACCCTATCTTGCTGAGGAACAAATGAGAGAATCATTTGAACCTCTTTTGCAAGCTATGTCAAAATATCTTGGTCAAAAAGTGAATCTTGTGATTGCAAGAGATTATGGAGATTTAGCCGAAAAAATGCAAATCGGTATTGTTGATTTAGGGGCTTTTTCGCCATTTGCTTATGTAGAAGCAGTTGAAACAGTGTCTGTTCAGATTTTTGCTATGCACCTTGTTGAAGATCATCCTAATTATAAAGGACTTATCATTGCCAGAAAAGAAAAAGGCTATAAAAATATCAGTCAATTAGAAAATACGGTATTTGCATTTGTGGATCCTAAAAGTGCTTCTGGTTTTCTTTATCCTCGAGCTATGCTTATTAAACAAGGAAAAGATCCAGATTTATTTTTTAATAAAACAATCTTTGCCGGCAGTCATGATAAAGTTATTAAAAATGTTTTAGACGGAAAAGTAGATGGTGGAGCTACCTATGACGGTGCTTTCAAACTTGCAAGCCAGCAAGGAATTCCAACTAATCAGCTCGTTATTTTATCTGAAACTGAACCTATTCCATACGATGCTTACACCGCTAGAAAAGATCTTCCGATCGTGATTATTAAAAAAGTTCAAGAATTTTTCTTAAGTCTTTCAAAGGACAAAGAACCATTAAAAAGCATGTTGGCTAAAAAAACGAGCATTAAATTTACAGGTTGGGTGGAAGCTGATGATTCAAAGTATAATGTAGTAAGAGATACTGCTGCCTTATCAAAGCGTAAAAAAAAGATCGCTACATGGAAGTTTACAACAAATGATTCTGAATTTCGTAACCAGAAGTTTGAAGATGTGGCAAGTGAAATGCTTTCTAATTATATTGCCGAATCAAAGAGATTTACAGTCGTTCCGCAACCGATGCTTGAGCAGGCACTTTTTAAATATAATCTTGGCTTAGAAGGAGATATCAGAAAAGAAGCATTAGATGTGCTTAATAAAAAATTACAACTTGATATTGTTTTTGCAGGCAAATTATCAAAAATAGGAAATAAGGTCATTCTTGACATTAGCGGATACGATACACAGACAGGAAATATAATTTTTAATCGCTCAGTAGAAGGTTCAGGAATTGAGGATTTAGATAAATTAATTACTAAATTAACATTGCTTTTACAATCTGAAATGCCTCTTGAATCTTATATTGTCAATGTTGAAAATAAACTGATTACAATAAGTGGCGGAACAGAAGACGGATTCAAAAAGGGTATGCAATTTGCCGTTGTGAATTTGGCAGAATCAATTTGGGACTCAGGACATACGAAAATATTGGGCAGAAAACGGAGAATAGTCGGTCAAGGTGTTTTTAAGGAGTTAAAAAAGGATATTGCCACTGGAGAAGTGACTTCAGGTGATTTAGGTCAAATTGATGTTGGAAGTCGTATTCGAACTATTGAAGCTGATGCCTCAGCATTTGCTAAACAAAATGAAGTTTATTCTCTCTACATTCAAGGAATTGGTCTGATAGCTAAAGGATATAACCAAAAAGCTGTAGAATTTTTTGAAAAGGCTTCAGACGCTGATCCTTTATATGCGATGGCTCATGCGAAACTTTCCACTGCTTATTTTAATCTTGGAAATCGTAACGCTGGATTTGAAAGACTTAATAAAGCCAAAGAATTGATGGCTAATATTACTTTTCAAGAAAGAAATTACATACTTGCACGAGAGGCTACTGAAAAGAAGAATTTTCCTGCAGCAATCAGCTATTATCAAAATATTTTAGAGAGATATAATAATACTGCGGCTCTTCATAATATTGGAATGATTTTTATGGATTCCAATTATAAAAATCATAATTATGATAAAGCTATTGATTACTTTAAAAAAGCTCTTTCATTTGATTCTACCTTGGCAATCACCCAAGCAGCTTTAGAAAAAGCTCAAAAATTGAAAAAAGGGCAGGGGGGGAATACTAATTTAGGTAATGCTGTTGATATTGCAATTGTATTCGATACTACCGGAAGCATGGGAGATGAAATTAATGGAATGATAAACATTACCCAGAAGTTTGCTGATACCCTTTCCCAAAATCAGATAGATTTTCAGCTTGGTTTGGTATCTTTTGGTGACGAAATTCGTAATGTTTTTGGTACAGATACTAAAAAAAATCCTGTTTTAACCAGTGATGTTTATCAATTTAAAGAATGGCTAAAAGGTCTTAAAGCTGAAGGCGGAAATGATGAGCCTGAAAATCCATTTGATGCAATGGCTAATGCCTTAAAATATCAGTTCCGATCAAATACAAAAACTATCCTAATTTTGATTACGGACGCACCAGCTCATATGAATGATCAGTACACAAAATTAAATACTGAAAAGATGATAGATCTGTTAAACAAGGCAGATGCCAAAGTTTTTATAGTTGGTGTTCGGATGGGCTATTATTTAAATATAGCAACAAAGACGGGTGGTAAATTTTATAACATACACAGCGATTCAGACTTTACTGAAATAATTGAACAAATTGGTAAAGATATTATTGGATTATTTTAA
- a CDS encoding acyl-CoA dehydrogenase family protein — MSFPNRNNPYNFDEFLEWRKKVNYYDDDLFLKKVIKHFVKNEWEGLDKELKDFSHKVSYRWRDLSDSISMLEKKPYLVNYDAHHHRIDKLVRPIETEILEKEVFSEKIFSDKTSKWTKLCKMYLIYQNGEACVACPLTCTEGLVAILEQCSDSDETKEILTHCKEGIDGNFGIGSQYLSEIHGGSDVAANLLEAVKEGNNWKLYGSKFFCSAAHADYAVVTAKPKDSEKVGLFIVPAWLKDNKEKGIRNGYTIDRIKWKMGTSELPTAEITFNGSLGYQIGSLEKGLANVVGIVLTYSRLTVGLSSASSMKRVVREAKKYSELRSAFGLQIGQFPMLAGQLKEFEHFADRTLAGAFKLYSKFLKIQYPLKNIKDFDNSVESKQNKFNVRELIMLQKITAALDCTDVIRGAMSIFGGHGVMEDFSSIPRLFRDAVINELWEGPRNVLLTQIHRDFQKIAEFYKPEEFIKNILKGHDEGNIKELSQEAKELVMYPSLYNMDDKTIKICGQWDKFCHKLFHAYQDLAMMEVTNK, encoded by the coding sequence ATGTCTTTCCCTAATAGAAATAATCCTTATAATTTTGATGAGTTTTTAGAATGGCGAAAAAAAGTAAATTATTATGATGATGATTTATTTTTGAAAAAAGTAATAAAACATTTCGTTAAAAACGAATGGGAAGGCTTAGATAAAGAACTTAAAGATTTTTCGCATAAAGTATCATACAGATGGCGCGATTTATCTGATTCAATATCTATGCTTGAAAAAAAACCTTATTTAGTAAATTATGATGCTCACCACCATAGAATTGATAAGCTTGTTCGTCCCATTGAAACGGAAATATTAGAAAAAGAAGTTTTTTCTGAAAAAATTTTTTCTGATAAAACTTCTAAATGGACAAAGCTTTGTAAAATGTATCTTATTTATCAGAATGGAGAGGCCTGTGTAGCATGTCCCTTAACTTGCACTGAAGGCCTTGTTGCTATTCTTGAGCAGTGTTCTGACTCTGATGAAACTAAAGAGATATTAACTCATTGTAAAGAAGGGATTGACGGTAATTTTGGTATTGGTTCTCAGTATCTTTCTGAAATACACGGAGGATCAGATGTTGCTGCAAATTTACTTGAAGCCGTAAAAGAGGGAAATAATTGGAAGCTTTATGGTTCAAAATTTTTTTGTTCAGCGGCTCATGCTGATTATGCTGTAGTTACGGCAAAGCCTAAAGATTCTGAAAAAGTAGGGCTTTTTATTGTGCCTGCATGGCTTAAAGATAATAAAGAAAAAGGTATAAGAAATGGATATACCATAGACAGAATCAAGTGGAAGATGGGGACAAGTGAACTGCCAACTGCAGAAATTACATTTAATGGATCTTTAGGATATCAGATAGGTTCTTTAGAAAAAGGCCTTGCAAATGTGGTGGGAATAGTTTTAACTTATTCAAGGCTTACCGTAGGTCTTTCGTCTGCGTCGAGCATGAAAAGAGTCGTAAGGGAAGCTAAAAAATATTCTGAATTGAGATCTGCTTTTGGATTACAAATCGGTCAGTTTCCTATGCTTGCTGGCCAGCTAAAAGAGTTTGAGCATTTTGCTGATAGAACACTTGCGGGAGCATTTAAATTATATAGCAAATTTTTAAAAATACAATATCCGTTAAAAAACATAAAAGATTTTGATAATTCAGTTGAATCAAAGCAAAATAAATTTAATGTAAGAGAACTTATAATGCTTCAAAAAATTACAGCGGCATTAGACTGCACAGATGTTATACGTGGAGCTATGTCAATATTCGGAGGTCATGGTGTAATGGAAGATTTTTCGTCTATTCCAAGACTGTTTCGGGACGCTGTAATTAACGAATTATGGGAAGGACCTCGCAATGTTTTACTAACTCAAATCCATCGAGATTTTCAAAAGATTGCCGAATTTTATAAGCCGGAAGAATTCATAAAAAATATACTTAAAGGCCATGATGAAGGTAACATAAAAGAATTAAGTCAAGAAGCAAAAGAACTTGTTATGTATCCAAGTCTCTATAATATGGATGATAAAACAATAAAAATATGCGGGCAATGGGATAAATTTTGCCATAAGCTATTTCATGCATATCAAGATTTAGCTATGATGGAAGTGACTAATAAATAG